A portion of the Burkholderia sp. GAS332 genome contains these proteins:
- a CDS encoding FecR family protein, which translates to MLAAAGLIAMTCFASASADAYSSRAPKQRTKTTAPVYVSYVTHEGDTLYEIAGRYLRDSGDWAMLSRLNHVPAPRRMPAGITLRLPADRLRQDPESARVIATSGPAEHAFGKNPYTPLSAGTTLGEGDRIRTGHNGFVTLELPDGSHVTVSQDGQLDIGKLRRTVLTGSGDRVLDLQHGEVESQVTHATKKDDRFQIRSPSVVAGVRGTRFKVAYDGDAQTTAVEVLDGAVGVDPAAVNGQASAPPPGVPLQASAQLVKASFGSITRAGGAIGGPVELLPAPSLTEPAKVQDGKTVAFDLVPAERAVAYRVQIARDADQLDLIRDLRVSAPHADFGDLADGTYFVRIAAIDANGLEGLPQVYGFERRQLGLAASAGPRAGSRDYEFRWFVSRSTVETRFRFVLATTADLRHPLVDRTDLTGGQIVVSDLPGGVYYWTIVAEQFENGRFYEKSSAVRSFTLAR; encoded by the coding sequence ATGCTGGCGGCGGCCGGCTTGATCGCGATGACGTGCTTTGCGTCGGCATCGGCGGATGCCTATTCGTCCCGCGCGCCGAAGCAACGCACAAAAACGACCGCACCAGTCTATGTGTCCTACGTGACCCACGAAGGCGACACGTTGTACGAAATCGCCGGCCGCTATCTGCGCGACTCGGGCGATTGGGCCATGTTGAGCCGTCTGAATCATGTGCCCGCACCCCGCCGCATGCCGGCCGGGATCACGCTGCGTCTGCCGGCCGACCGGCTCAGGCAGGATCCCGAGTCGGCGCGCGTGATCGCGACGAGCGGTCCGGCCGAGCACGCTTTCGGCAAGAATCCCTACACGCCGCTCTCGGCGGGCACGACGCTCGGCGAGGGCGATCGCATTCGCACCGGCCATAACGGCTTTGTCACGCTGGAGTTGCCGGACGGCTCGCACGTCACGGTGTCCCAGGACGGCCAGCTCGACATCGGCAAGCTGCGGCGCACCGTGCTGACCGGCTCGGGCGATCGCGTGCTCGATCTGCAGCATGGCGAAGTCGAGAGCCAGGTCACGCATGCCACCAAAAAGGACGACCGCTTCCAGATCCGCTCGCCATCGGTTGTCGCGGGCGTGCGCGGGACGCGCTTCAAGGTCGCCTACGACGGCGACGCGCAAACCACAGCGGTCGAAGTACTGGACGGGGCGGTCGGCGTCGACCCGGCCGCCGTCAACGGTCAGGCTTCGGCGCCGCCGCCCGGCGTGCCGTTGCAGGCGTCCGCGCAACTCGTCAAGGCAAGCTTTGGCAGTATCACGCGGGCCGGCGGCGCGATCGGCGGTCCGGTGGAATTGCTGCCTGCACCGTCGCTCACCGAGCCGGCCAAAGTGCAGGACGGTAAAACCGTTGCTTTCGACCTCGTCCCCGCCGAGCGCGCCGTGGCCTATCGCGTGCAGATTGCGCGCGATGCCGATCAGCTTGACCTGATTCGCGATCTGCGCGTGAGCGCGCCGCATGCGGACTTCGGCGACCTGGCCGACGGCACGTATTTCGTGCGTATCGCCGCGATCGACGCGAACGGGCTCGAAGGTTTGCCTCAGGTGTATGGTTTCGAGCGGCGCCAACTTGGGCTGGCTGCGTCGGCGGGGCCGCGCGCCGGCAGCCGCGACTACGAGTTCCGCTGGTTCGTCAGCCGCTCGACGGTCGAGACGCGCTTTCGCTTCGTCCTGGCCACGACCGCCGATCTGCGCCATCCGCTCGTCGATCGGACCGATCTGACGGGCGGCCAGATCGTGGTCAGTGACCTGCCGGGCGGCGTCTACTATTGGACGATCGTCGCCGAGCAGTTCGAGAACGGTCGTTTCTACGAGAAGAGCAGCGCGGTCCGCTCGTTTACGCTTGCCCGCTGA
- a CDS encoding two component transcriptional regulator, winged helix family — protein sequence MRIAVLDDDSAQADLVCQTLSAAGHVCHAYGAGRELVRQLRRQTFDLLVLDWNVPDMSGEEVLRWVRESLSERLPVLFMTSRGRETDITSILNTGADDYVVKPVSAAVLLARVGSLLRRAYHLKPPASKEVFGEFEFDLSAKHVVARGATVAVTQKEFELALLLFQHLSRPLSRAHILDVIWKQATDIPSRTMDTHVSMLRSKLGLRPEHGYRLTPIYGYGYRLERIESGTPPVAAEGRPEAGDA from the coding sequence ATGAGAATTGCAGTCCTGGATGACGATTCGGCGCAAGCCGACCTTGTTTGCCAAACGCTGTCGGCGGCAGGCCATGTCTGTCACGCTTACGGCGCGGGTCGCGAACTGGTGCGGCAGTTGCGGCGCCAGACCTTCGACCTTCTCGTGCTCGACTGGAACGTACCCGACATGTCGGGCGAAGAGGTGCTGCGCTGGGTGCGCGAAAGCCTCTCCGAGCGCTTGCCGGTCCTGTTCATGACAAGCCGCGGCCGCGAAACCGATATCACCTCGATCTTGAATACCGGTGCGGACGATTACGTCGTCAAGCCGGTCTCCGCGGCGGTCCTGCTGGCGCGCGTCGGCTCGTTGCTGCGCCGGGCGTATCACCTGAAGCCGCCTGCGTCGAAAGAGGTGTTCGGCGAATTCGAATTCGATCTGAGCGCGAAGCACGTGGTGGCGCGCGGCGCGACCGTCGCCGTGACACAGAAGGAGTTCGAGCTCGCGCTCCTGCTGTTCCAGCACCTGAGCCGGCCGCTGTCGCGCGCGCACATTCTCGATGTGATCTGGAAGCAGGCGACGGACATCCCGTCGCGCACTATGGATACCCACGTGTCGATGCTGCGCAGCAAGCTCGGCTTGCGCCCGGAGCACGGCTATCGTCTGACGCCGATCTACGGCTACGGGTACCGGCTCGAGCGGATCGAATCCGGCACGCCGCCCGTGGCGGCCGAAGGGCGCCCCGAAGCGGGGGATGCGTGA
- a CDS encoding Superfamily II DNA or RNA helicase, SNF2 family, which yields MSSVFFDRERITEWLGDHTVAKARSVGAVTKVEWRGDTLSGYVQGTRVLPYHTRVRFRTDGGRPWAQSDCSCPVGRNCKHVAALLLAELEYHDEMDHITHVAIDVDEHPSAGYPQSPSGAAVQPSSGVRPELVSWLERFRARTEAADAVAQKAAAARTQTLAYLLNWSKFHMRHEVVLYRARCHPDGTIVEVDEPWGNVEAALLKQPKFVSDEDLSILRGLWLGRSREDFGQFILRGTSGAEMLQKLIATGRLFFELKTAPGHEGPTPLSRGGDRPGRIEWEPLADERLRPVLCTEPRATMVLPTEPIWYVDGVANEAGIVESSLPFQQLPDYLAMPPISLAEAPLVASVLREIAPDLPLPPTHDASSIRVIDVDPVPVLTLNSHALPSTAKAGQRKSEAVELAGVSFDYDGVSINVDSSVTLVPMPGGDVIHIRRRYEAEKKRLLELRKTGLQKVPTSRVYASRLLPDTMLGLPDAESWTAFVNDAVPELVSKGWRVTMAPEFRYNIIEIDAIDGTAQQAGDGWFDLEMGIRIGERNVRLEPLLADLFRRDRRWLGGALEAIADDEPIELKTEENKRLRLRADRLKPVVRVLVDLFDALGGSLADGAPLRVPSVDAGRLEALNSTGRWQFQGDDSIRQLAQRLQAGPGLHEVPVPRGLKAELRAYQQQGLNWMQFLREHDLAGVLADDMGLGKTVQTLAHILAEKEAGRLDRPALIVVPTTLVHNWREEARRFAPELNVLVLNGPQRKERFEQIGEHDLILTTYALLWRDQKVLAEYDYHLLILDEAQYVKNATTKAAQAIRGLRARHRLCLTGTPLENHLGELWSQFDFLLPGFLGSQKDFTKRWRNPIEKNGDGVRRALLARRIRPFMLRRRKDEVAKELPAKTTIVCSVDLEGAQRDLYETVRTAMQERVRAAVSAQGLARSHIIVLDALLKLRQVCCDPRLVRKIKVDGNPGEPGEKRDKAEKTERAEKGARVTRSAKLDLLLSMLPELIEEGRRVLLFSQFTGMLSLIAEALEEAAIPYVLLTGDTADRVTPVERFQQGEVPLFLISLKAGGVGLNLTAADTVIHYDPWWNPAAENQATDRAHRLGQDKPVFVYKLIAAGSIEEKIVELQEQKAGLADSILSEDAAGAAKFSDDDLDALFAPMPEIESGR from the coding sequence ATGTCGTCAGTTTTCTTCGATCGGGAACGGATTACGGAATGGCTGGGTGACCACACCGTCGCCAAGGCGCGCTCGGTCGGCGCAGTCACGAAGGTGGAGTGGCGTGGCGACACGCTTAGTGGCTACGTGCAAGGCACACGCGTGCTGCCCTACCACACGCGGGTGCGGTTTCGCACCGATGGCGGTAGACCGTGGGCGCAGAGCGACTGCAGTTGCCCGGTCGGCCGCAACTGCAAGCATGTCGCCGCGCTGCTGCTTGCCGAGCTCGAGTATCACGACGAGATGGACCACATCACCCACGTCGCGATCGACGTCGATGAACACCCGTCCGCCGGCTATCCGCAATCGCCGTCCGGAGCGGCGGTGCAGCCGTCCTCCGGCGTGCGCCCCGAACTGGTCAGCTGGCTCGAGCGGTTTCGCGCGCGCACCGAGGCCGCCGATGCGGTCGCCCAAAAGGCGGCCGCCGCGCGCACCCAAACGCTGGCCTATCTTCTGAACTGGTCCAAATTCCACATGCGCCACGAGGTCGTGTTGTACCGGGCGCGCTGCCATCCGGACGGCACGATTGTCGAAGTCGACGAGCCCTGGGGCAATGTGGAAGCGGCCTTGCTCAAACAACCCAAATTCGTCTCCGACGAAGACCTGTCGATCCTGCGCGGCTTGTGGCTGGGCCGCTCGCGCGAGGACTTCGGTCAATTCATTCTGCGCGGCACGAGCGGCGCGGAGATGCTGCAAAAGCTCATCGCCACGGGGCGCCTATTCTTCGAGCTCAAAACGGCGCCCGGCCACGAGGGGCCGACTCCGTTGTCGCGCGGCGGCGACCGGCCCGGTCGGATCGAATGGGAGCCGCTCGCGGACGAACGCCTGCGGCCCGTGCTGTGTACCGAGCCGCGCGCCACCATGGTGCTGCCCACCGAGCCGATCTGGTACGTGGACGGCGTCGCGAATGAAGCGGGCATCGTCGAATCGTCGTTACCGTTCCAGCAGTTGCCCGATTACCTCGCCATGCCGCCGATCTCGCTCGCCGAAGCGCCGCTCGTCGCCTCGGTGCTGCGCGAGATTGCGCCCGATCTGCCGTTGCCGCCCACGCACGACGCCTCGTCGATCCGGGTGATCGACGTCGATCCCGTGCCGGTGCTCACGCTCAACAGCCATGCGCTACCGTCTACCGCCAAGGCGGGTCAGCGCAAGTCCGAGGCGGTTGAGCTGGCCGGCGTCAGCTTCGATTACGACGGCGTGAGCATCAATGTCGACAGCAGCGTCACACTCGTGCCCATGCCGGGCGGCGACGTCATCCATATCCGCCGGCGCTACGAAGCCGAGAAGAAGCGCTTGCTCGAACTGCGCAAGACCGGGCTGCAGAAAGTCCCGACCAGCCGCGTCTACGCATCGCGGCTTCTGCCTGACACGATGCTTGGCCTGCCCGATGCCGAATCCTGGACCGCCTTCGTCAACGACGCGGTACCTGAGCTCGTGAGCAAAGGCTGGCGCGTGACGATGGCGCCGGAGTTCCGCTACAACATCATCGAGATTGACGCGATCGACGGGACCGCGCAGCAGGCGGGCGACGGCTGGTTCGATCTGGAGATGGGCATCCGCATCGGCGAGCGCAATGTGCGGCTCGAGCCGCTGCTCGCCGATCTGTTCCGGCGCGACCGGCGCTGGCTTGGCGGCGCGCTGGAAGCCATCGCCGACGACGAGCCGATCGAGTTGAAGACCGAGGAAAACAAGCGTCTGCGTCTGCGCGCCGACCGGTTGAAGCCGGTGGTGCGCGTGCTGGTCGACCTGTTCGACGCACTGGGCGGATCGTTAGCCGACGGTGCGCCGCTGCGGGTGCCCTCCGTCGATGCGGGCCGGCTCGAAGCATTGAACAGCACGGGCCGCTGGCAATTTCAGGGCGACGATTCGATTCGCCAACTGGCGCAGCGTCTGCAAGCTGGACCGGGCTTGCATGAGGTGCCGGTACCGCGAGGCCTGAAGGCGGAGCTGCGCGCGTATCAGCAACAAGGTCTGAACTGGATGCAGTTTCTGCGCGAACACGATCTGGCCGGCGTGCTCGCCGACGACATGGGTCTCGGCAAGACCGTGCAGACACTCGCGCACATCCTCGCGGAGAAAGAAGCCGGACGGCTCGACCGTCCCGCGCTGATCGTCGTGCCGACCACGCTCGTGCACAACTGGCGCGAGGAAGCGCGCCGCTTCGCCCCCGAATTGAACGTGCTGGTATTGAACGGCCCGCAGCGCAAGGAGCGTTTCGAGCAGATCGGCGAGCACGACCTGATTCTGACGACTTACGCGCTGCTGTGGCGCGATCAGAAGGTGCTCGCCGAGTATGACTATCACCTGCTGATCCTCGACGAGGCGCAGTACGTCAAGAATGCCACCACCAAAGCCGCGCAGGCGATTCGTGGATTGCGCGCGCGGCATCGACTGTGTCTGACGGGGACGCCGCTGGAAAATCACCTAGGCGAGCTGTGGTCGCAGTTCGATTTTCTGTTGCCTGGCTTTCTCGGCAGTCAGAAGGACTTCACCAAACGCTGGCGCAATCCCATCGAGAAAAACGGCGACGGTGTGCGCCGCGCGCTGCTGGCGCGCCGCATCCGGCCGTTCATGCTGCGCCGTCGTAAGGACGAGGTCGCGAAGGAATTACCGGCCAAGACCACCATCGTCTGTTCAGTCGATCTGGAAGGCGCGCAGCGCGATCTCTACGAAACGGTGCGTACGGCGATGCAGGAGCGGGTGCGTGCGGCAGTCAGCGCACAGGGTCTCGCGCGCAGCCACATTATCGTGCTCGATGCGTTGTTGAAACTGCGGCAGGTCTGCTGTGATCCGCGTCTCGTGCGGAAAATCAAGGTTGACGGGAACCCGGGCGAGCCAGGCGAGAAGCGCGACAAAGCGGAAAAGACCGAAAGAGCAGAGAAGGGCGCGCGCGTCACGCGCTCGGCCAAGCTCGATTTGCTGTTGTCGATGCTGCCTGAGTTGATCGAGGAAGGACGGCGCGTGCTGTTGTTCTCGCAGTTCACCGGCATGTTGTCGCTGATCGCCGAAGCGCTCGAGGAAGCGGCGATTCCCTACGTGCTCCTGACCGGCGACACGGCGGACCGCGTGACGCCGGTCGAGCGCTTCCAGCAGGGCGAGGTGCCGCTGTTCCTGATCAGCCTGAAGGCAGGCGGCGTGGGCCTGAACCTGACCGCCGCGGATACCGTCATTCACTACGACCCGTGGTGGAACCCGGCCGCCGAGAATCAGGCGACCGACCGCGCCCATCGGCTGGGGCAGGACAAGCCGGTGTTCGTCTACAAGTTAATTGCCGCGGGCAGCATCGAAGAAAAGATCGTGGAGTTGCAGGAGCAGAAGGCGGGGCTCGCCGACAGCATTCTTTCCGAAGACGCCGCCGGCGCCGCCAAGTTCTCGGACGACGATCTCGACGCGCTATTTGCGCCGATGCCGGAGATTGAAAGCGGGCGGTGA
- a CDS encoding transcriptional regulator, DeoR family, translating into MFSTQRQAEILRLVREQRTCTITDLAGRFEVSDETIRRNIKPLIADGLLIKVHGGIMLPERLDEPPFQRRMVASRAGKQAIGARIGELVRDGDSLILEGGTTCLHIAQALTARSRLTVVTNSIEVARVLAPRNGNRVFIAGGELRADDSAAFGDSVLAFLRQFHVRYAIVSVTAIDMQGRFMDALPADVAFSVAAFAQAERRVVAADHAKFGHSALVHAFGPDSVDLLVTDEAPAPALAQVFAAAGLEVSVGVLAQGGAEPDAGNGNRVGPSIDAAR; encoded by the coding sequence ATGTTCTCCACCCAACGCCAAGCCGAAATTCTGCGACTCGTCCGCGAGCAGCGCACCTGCACGATCACCGATCTCGCCGGCCGCTTCGAGGTTTCCGACGAGACCATTCGCCGCAATATCAAGCCGCTGATCGCCGACGGCCTGCTCATCAAGGTCCATGGCGGCATCATGCTGCCCGAGCGCCTCGACGAGCCGCCGTTCCAGCGGCGCATGGTGGCAAGCCGCGCGGGCAAGCAGGCGATTGGCGCGCGCATCGGCGAACTCGTGCGGGACGGCGACTCGCTGATCCTCGAGGGCGGGACGACTTGCCTGCATATCGCTCAGGCGCTCACCGCGCGTTCGCGGCTCACGGTGGTGACCAATTCGATCGAGGTGGCCCGCGTGCTGGCGCCGCGTAACGGCAATCGGGTGTTCATCGCGGGGGGCGAACTGCGCGCCGACGACTCCGCCGCTTTTGGCGACAGCGTGCTGGCCTTCCTGCGCCAGTTTCACGTGCGTTACGCGATCGTCTCGGTCACCGCGATCGACATGCAGGGCCGGTTCATGGATGCGCTACCCGCTGACGTGGCGTTTTCGGTTGCAGCCTTTGCGCAAGCCGAGCGGCGTGTGGTCGCGGCGGATCATGCGAAATTCGGTCATAGCGCGCTGGTACACGCTTTCGGCCCGGATTCGGTTGATCTGCTGGTCACCGATGAGGCGCCGGCTCCAGCGCTTGCCCAGGTGTTTGCTGCAGCGGGTTTGGAGGTCAGTGTCGGCGTGCTTGCGCAAGGCGGCGCCGAGCCGGACGCTGGAAACGGTAATCGCGTCGGCCCATCCATTGACGCGGCGCGCTAG
- a CDS encoding transcriptional regulator, XRE family, with translation MKCPNCGAAELVRDTRNMRYVYKGETAIFEAVTGDYCPACEEAVLDMDEATRTSQMMLAFNKEVNASQVDPAFIAAVRKKLDLDQREAAEIFGGGVNAFSRYENGKTRPPLALIKLLQVLDRHPELLAEVRAG, from the coding sequence ATGAAATGCCCGAACTGCGGAGCGGCCGAACTGGTACGCGATACGCGCAATATGCGCTATGTCTATAAGGGAGAGACGGCCATCTTCGAAGCCGTCACTGGCGACTATTGCCCGGCATGCGAAGAGGCGGTGCTCGACATGGACGAGGCAACTCGCACGAGTCAAATGATGCTGGCCTTCAATAAGGAGGTAAATGCATCGCAAGTGGATCCCGCATTCATTGCCGCTGTACGCAAGAAGCTCGATCTGGACCAGCGCGAGGCGGCGGAAATTTTCGGCGGCGGGGTGAACGCATTTTCGCGTTACGAGAATGGCAAAACCAGGCCGCCGCTCGCGCTCATCAAGCTGTTGCAGGTGCTGGATCGACATCCGGAGTTGCTGGCGGAAGTGAGAGCAGGCTGA
- a CDS encoding motility quorum-sensing regulator / GCU-specific mRNA interferase toxin: MEKNTPHCKLADVQGLARAGKIRITKSAVIGAAALGFGPAAIVETLMSLDRRDFRKSMTTYADHRVWQDVYRAVTEAGMVYLKLTVVDAVLVVSFKEW; the protein is encoded by the coding sequence GTGGAAAAAAATACGCCTCACTGCAAACTGGCAGATGTCCAGGGCCTGGCGCGGGCAGGGAAGATCCGAATCACGAAATCGGCCGTGATTGGGGCTGCGGCACTCGGCTTCGGGCCTGCAGCAATTGTTGAAACGTTGATGTCGCTCGACCGGCGCGATTTCAGAAAAAGCATGACCACGTACGCGGACCACCGGGTCTGGCAGGACGTCTACCGTGCCGTCACGGAAGCAGGAATGGTCTATCTGAAATTGACGGTGGTCGATGCCGTCCTCGTCGTGTCATTCAAGGAGTGGTGA
- a CDS encoding 4-methylaminobutanoate oxidase (formaldehyde-forming), producing the protein MSTSIPTHARVVIIGGGIIGCAVAYHLTKLGWTDVVLLEQGQLSCGTTWHAAGLVGQLRAQESMTKLIRYSTALYAELEADTGLATGWKQCGSLSVARTAERMTQLKRTAAVARAYGVACDVISPQEAGDLWPVMRTDDLLGAVWLPGDGKANPTDLTQALARGARTRGARIVENTRVTAIHTRTAVEDKANGTTGAREVSGLAWRNKDGEEGTIGADIVVNCAGQWAKAVGRLCGVTVPLHSAEHYYIVTERIAGVHPDLPVMRDPDGFIYFKEEVGGLVMGGFEPNAKPWGMNGIPENFEFQLLPDDWDQFEILMENALQRVPALETAQVKQFYNGPESFTPDNNFMLGEAPELRRFFVGAGFNSMGIASAGGAGMALAEWIVAGEPTMDLWPVDIRRFARFNGNDTWLHDRVKETLGLHYAMPWPNRELDSARPFRRSPLYSLLRDDGACFGSKMGWERANFFAPTPAEAKIDYAFGQQNWLPWSGAEHHACREGVVLFDMTSFSKFLVKGRDAESVLQGIVANDVAVPPGTTVYTGMLNERGTYESDFTLTRLADDQYLLVTGTAQTTRDFDTIEKAIPHDKHCTLVDVTGQYAVLAVMGPRSRELLQSVSKADWSNEAFAFGQSREVDLGYATLRATRLTYVGELGWELYVPVEFALSVYETLQQAGKPFGLVNAGYYAIDSLRIEKGYRAWGRELTPDTNPFEAGLSFACKLDKDIPFRGRDALLKLRAEPLRRRMVVLTADGAADRMLWGGEAILRDGKPVGFVSSAAFGHTLGCPVAMGYINNPDGVADAAYLNGGQYMIDVAGDLLPATVHLKAPYDPRSERVKR; encoded by the coding sequence ATGTCCACATCCATCCCCACCCACGCTCGCGTCGTCATCATCGGGGGCGGCATCATTGGCTGCGCGGTCGCCTATCACCTCACCAAACTGGGTTGGACCGATGTGGTGCTGCTCGAACAGGGTCAACTGTCGTGCGGCACGACCTGGCACGCGGCCGGACTCGTCGGCCAACTGCGCGCGCAGGAAAGCATGACCAAACTGATCCGCTATTCGACCGCGCTCTACGCCGAACTCGAAGCCGACACCGGCCTCGCGACCGGCTGGAAGCAATGCGGCTCGCTCTCGGTGGCCCGCACGGCCGAGCGGATGACGCAACTCAAGCGCACCGCCGCCGTCGCGCGCGCCTACGGCGTGGCGTGCGACGTGATCAGCCCGCAGGAAGCCGGCGATCTATGGCCGGTGATGCGCACCGACGACCTGCTCGGCGCCGTCTGGCTGCCCGGCGACGGCAAAGCGAATCCCACCGATCTGACCCAGGCCCTCGCCCGCGGCGCCCGCACGCGCGGTGCGCGCATCGTCGAGAACACCCGCGTCACGGCGATTCACACGCGCACCGCCGTTGAAGACAAGGCAAACGGCACGACAGGCGCACGCGAAGTCAGCGGCCTCGCGTGGCGCAACAAGGACGGGGAAGAAGGCACGATCGGCGCGGACATCGTCGTGAATTGCGCGGGCCAGTGGGCCAAGGCGGTCGGCCGCCTGTGCGGCGTGACCGTGCCGCTGCACTCGGCCGAGCACTACTACATCGTCACGGAACGCATCGCCGGCGTGCACCCGGACCTGCCGGTGATGCGCGATCCGGACGGCTTCATCTATTTCAAGGAGGAAGTGGGCGGCCTCGTGATGGGCGGCTTCGAGCCGAACGCGAAGCCGTGGGGCATGAACGGCATCCCGGAGAATTTCGAATTCCAGTTGCTACCCGACGACTGGGATCAGTTCGAAATCCTGATGGAAAATGCGCTGCAGCGAGTGCCCGCGCTCGAAACGGCGCAGGTCAAGCAGTTCTACAACGGTCCGGAATCGTTCACGCCGGACAACAACTTCATGCTCGGCGAAGCGCCTGAGTTGCGGCGCTTTTTCGTCGGCGCGGGTTTCAATTCGATGGGCATCGCGTCGGCTGGCGGAGCCGGGATGGCGCTTGCCGAATGGATCGTCGCGGGCGAACCCACGATGGACCTGTGGCCGGTCGACATCCGCCGCTTTGCGCGCTTTAACGGCAACGACACGTGGCTGCACGATCGCGTGAAGGAAACGCTTGGCCTGCACTATGCAATGCCGTGGCCGAATCGCGAACTCGACAGCGCGCGGCCGTTTCGCCGCTCGCCGCTGTATTCGCTGCTGCGTGACGACGGTGCCTGCTTCGGCAGCAAAATGGGCTGGGAGCGCGCCAACTTTTTCGCGCCGACGCCGGCCGAAGCAAAAATCGATTACGCGTTCGGCCAGCAGAACTGGCTGCCGTGGAGCGGCGCCGAACATCACGCGTGCCGCGAAGGCGTCGTGCTATTCGACATGACGTCGTTCTCCAAATTTCTCGTCAAAGGACGCGATGCGGAAAGCGTGCTGCAAGGCATCGTCGCCAACGATGTAGCGGTGCCGCCCGGCACCACGGTCTACACCGGCATGCTCAACGAGCGCGGCACCTACGAATCGGATTTCACGCTCACGCGCCTCGCCGACGATCAATACCTGCTCGTCACCGGCACCGCCCAAACCACGCGCGATTTCGACACCATCGAAAAAGCGATTCCGCACGACAAACACTGCACGCTGGTCGACGTCACCGGCCAATACGCCGTGCTCGCCGTGATGGGCCCACGTTCGCGTGAGTTGCTGCAAAGCGTTTCGAAGGCGGACTGGAGCAATGAGGCGTTCGCGTTCGGCCAAAGCCGCGAGGTCGATCTCGGCTATGCGACGCTGCGCGCCACCCGCCTCACCTACGTCGGCGAACTCGGTTGGGAACTGTACGTGCCGGTCGAGTTCGCTCTCAGCGTGTACGAAACGCTGCAACAGGCGGGCAAGCCCTTCGGTCTCGTCAACGCGGGCTACTACGCGATCGACTCCTTGCGCATCGAGAAAGGCTATCGCGCATGGGGCCGCGAGCTGACGCCGGATACGAATCCGTTCGAAGCCGGTCTGTCATTCGCCTGCAAGCTCGATAAGGACATCCCGTTCCGCGGCCGCGATGCGTTGCTGAAATTACGTGCCGAACCGCTGCGCCGCCGCATGGTGGTGCTCACCGCCGACGGCGCCGCCGATCGCATGCTGTGGGGCGGCGAAGCCATTCTGCGTGACGGCAAGCCGGTCGGTTTCGTCAGTTCGGCGGCGTTCGGCCACACGCTCGGTTGTCCGGTGGCGATGGGCTATATCAACAATCCGGATGGCGTGGCGGATGCGGCGTATCTGAACGGCGGTCAATACATGATCGACGTCGCCGGCGATCTGCTGCCGGCGACCGTGCATCTGAAGGCGCCCTACGACCCGCGCTCGGAACGGGTGAAGCGCTAA
- a CDS encoding cytochrome b561, producing the protein MKQTHAHFSPLARALHWTMAPLIVAMLFVGVGMVATVSHAHNTLIAIHKPLGIALLVLVILRASVRIRRGSPPLPADMPAPQRIAARLSHLVLYALMAAMPLIGWAMLSAAGYPITLYGPLHLPPIAPHNVELFAVLRALHTWLAFALFATVLLHLAAALFHGLIRRDGVFSSMARGAC; encoded by the coding sequence ATGAAGCAGACGCACGCACATTTCAGTCCGCTCGCGCGAGCCCTGCATTGGACGATGGCGCCGCTGATCGTCGCGATGCTGTTCGTCGGGGTGGGGATGGTTGCGACGGTGTCGCATGCGCATAACACGCTGATCGCGATTCACAAGCCGCTCGGCATTGCGCTGCTGGTGTTGGTGATACTGCGCGCGAGCGTGCGCATCAGGCGCGGCAGTCCGCCATTGCCGGCAGACATGCCGGCGCCGCAGCGCATCGCCGCCAGGCTGTCGCATCTTGTCCTTTATGCGCTGATGGCGGCGATGCCGTTGATCGGCTGGGCGATGCTATCCGCAGCGGGATATCCGATTACCTTATATGGACCGCTGCATCTGCCGCCGATCGCGCCGCACAACGTCGAACTGTTCGCGGTACTGCGCGCATTGCATACATGGCTCGCATTCGCACTGTTCGCCACGGTGCTGTTGCATCTCGCGGCGGCGCTGTTTCATGGTTTGATCCGCCGCGACGGGGTGTTTTCGAGTATGGCGCGTGGCGCGTGTTAG